From the genome of Mucispirillum schaedleri ASF457:
CTGTTGAAGAATTAGAGCGTGAAATAGAGGCAGAGTTAGAAGAATCTACCCCTATTGATGTTGAAGCAGTAAAATCTAAAGTGATGTTGAAGAAAATTGAAGAACAGGCAAATGAGGACCCTGAGATGATAGCAAACTTAGTAAAAGCTATGATTAAAAGCGGTGGTAATCAAGGGGGAAGTAACTAATGGCTAAAGAAGATACAGCTGCCATGATGGCTGCCCTTACGGGCTTGCAGACATCACAGGGTATGAAAAAAGCTGCTATTTTAATGGTTGCATTAGGTGAAGAAATATCTTCTAAAGTTATGGCATTTCTTGATGATGAAGAAGTTTCTGATTTATCAAAAGAGATAGCTTTAACAAGGGTTGTCCCACCTGAGCAGATAGATGAAGTTGTAGAAGAATTTTACAACATGATGCTTGCGAAAAAATTTATTTCCAAAGGCGGTTTAGAGTATGCTAAATCTATCCTTGTTAAATCATTAGGACCAGAACGGGCAAGGAAGATTATTGACAGGCTTACTAAAATGCTTGAACAGTCATCTGGTTTTGAATTTTTAACTAAGATTGACCCTAAACAGCTCGCAAAATTTATTATGAATGAGCACCCGCAGACTATCGCTTTAATTCTTGCCCATTTAGACCCATCTCATGCAGCAGAATCTATGGCACAGCTGCCAGAAGATTTAAAAGCAGAAGTAGCTGTAAGAATTGCAAATCTGCAGGATATTTCTCCTGCTGTAGTTAAAACACTTTCAAAAGTATTAGAAGAAAGGTTTGAAGCCTTATCAT
Proteins encoded in this window:
- the fliG gene encoding flagellar motor switch protein FliG, giving the protein MAKEDTAAMMAALTGLQTSQGMKKAAILMVALGEEISSKVMAFLDDEEVSDLSKEIALTRVVPPEQIDEVVEEFYNMMLAKKFISKGGLEYAKSILVKSLGPERARKIIDRLTKMLEQSSGFEFLTKIDPKQLAKFIMNEHPQTIALILAHLDPSHAAESMAQLPEDLKAEVAVRIANLQDISPAVVKTLSKVLEERFEALSSYNVEVGGVKSVAEIFNRMDRVASKTTLDRLEKDAPELVAKIRDMMFVFDDIKVLGTAAIQEILKKADKKVLTFALKGADEDTKKKFFENMSKRAMETMQEEMDYMGPVRLKDVEKAQHEIVAIVRELDEEGVISIGGGEEEQFV